In Bacillus thuringiensis, the DNA window ATGACTTTGAAGAATTAGATACTGGAATTGCAAAAACAGTATTATCAGAGGATCAATAGATAAAACAACTAAGGCGATGAGAATACATCTTTGGCAAAACGAACTGCTTGATGTGAAAATTCATCGCCTTCTGTTTTCAAAAATAAGAAATTCCACTCATCGTAGACGAGCATACGTAGTAGCAAGTAAGGTCGAAATGATAGGGGGATTCAGATGGAGAAAACGAAGTTACCGTGGGATGAATTTTTTTCACTTAATAAAGATGTGAATCATGCTTTCTTTACGCCAGAAGATTTTTCAGGTGATGAAGATTTAATTGCAAAAACGACAGAACAATTTGTTAAACAAGAAATTGTTCCACAAATTGAGAACATTGAACAACATAACTATAAAGTTTCTCGTCAATTATTTGAGAAAGCTGGGGAACTTGGATTATTAGGCATTGAGGTACCAGAAGATTATGGCGGGTTCGAGTTAGGAAAGGCTGTCTCAGGTCTTGTAGCAGAGAAAATGGGCTACGCTGGTGCATTTAGCGTTTCTTTTAATATACACGCCGGTGTAGGTACATTGCCTTACATATATTACGGAACGAAAGAACAGAAAGAAAAATATTTACCAAAAATCGCATCGGGAGAATGGATTGGGGCTTATGCTTTAACTGAGCCAAATGCTGGTTCTGATGCATTAAGTGCAAAAACGAGTGCAGTATTGAATGAAGAAGGTACTGCTTGGAAGTTGAATGGTGAGAAGCAGTGGATTACAAATGCTCATATGGCAGATGTATACGTTGTTTTTGCGAAGACAAATAAAGGAATGACAGCGTTTATTGTCGAAAGAACATGTGAAGGTGTATCAATAGGATTAGAAGAAAAGAAGATGGGGATTAAAGGTTCTTCAACAGCGACGCTTATTTTAGAAGATGTTTTCATCCCTGCTGAAAATGTTTTAGGGGAAGTTGGGAAAGGGCATCACGTAGCTCTTAATATTCTTAACTTCGCTAGACTAAAACTTGCTTTTGGAAATATTGGAACAGCAAAACAAGCAATCGGTTTGTCGGTTCAATATGGAAAAGAGAGAAAACAGTTTCAAACTGAATTAGTGGACTTTACGATGATTCAAGAGAAAATTGCCAATATGATTATTTCTACATATGGAGCAGAAAGTGCAGCTTACCGTACAGCAGGTGTAATTGATGAAGCCATTCATGAGAGTGATGAGGACCTTATGAAAAAAATGTCCCAATTTGCAATTGAATGTGCACTTAATAAAGTAAATGCTTCTGAAACACTTGGTCATATCGTAGATGAAGCTGTACAAATTCATGGTGGTTACGGTTATATGCAAGAGTACGAGGTAGAACGATTATATCGTGATGCTAGAATTAGTCGTATTTTTGAAGGAACGAATGAAATTAATAGATTAACAGTAGCTAAAATGTTAATGAAGCAAATGGAACAAATTGAAGATACTGAAGTAGAGATTGATGTAGCAAATGTTGAAAGAAACCATCGTTACATTTTATTAGCGAAAAAATTGTTGAAACAATCTTTGAAAACGCTCTCTAAAACTCCAGGTTTAAAAATTGATCAAGAGCAAGAATATTCACGTGTATTATCAAATATGTTAACGGACGTCTACGTCATGGAATCAGCATTTTTACGTACGAGTAAAGCAATTAGTAAAAATGGTGAAGAGAAAGAGCGTACGAAACAAATGATAACTGACGTTATTTGTGAAGAAGGCTATCGTAAAGTAGAAGAAGCGGCGATTTCTATACTTTCAGCGGCTGTCACAGAAGAACAAGATAGACACGTAATTTTAGCTGAAATTCGTCAATTATTAGTGCCTTTATACACGAACATGTTTACGAAAAAGAGAGAAATTGCGAAAGTTATTATAAATCGTGGAAAGTATATTGTGTAAATAGGAGGAAAGCGATATGAAAAAGATTGGCTTTATCGGTTTAGGTAACATGGGACTTCCGATGTCTAAAAATTTAGTTAAATCAAGTTACACAGTATACGGTGTGGATTTAAATAAAGGGGCTGAAGCTTCCTTTGAAAATGAAGGAGGAATTATCGGTTTATCAATCTCAAAACTAGCAGAAACATGCGATGTGATTTTTACAAGCTTACCTTCACCTCGCGCTGTTGAAGCGGTATATTTTGGGGAAGAAGGATTATTTGAAAATAGTCACTTGAATGTAGTTTTAATTGATACAAGTACTGTATCTCCACAATTAAACAAACAGTTAGAGGAAGCTGCAAAGGAAAAGAAAGTAGACTTTTTAGCAGCGCCTGTTAGTGGTGGGGTAATTGGAGCTGAAAATCGTACATTAACGTTTATGGTTGGTGGATCGAAAGAAGTATATGAGAAAACGGAATCTATCATGGGCGTACTTGGCGCGAATGTTTTCCATGTTAGTGAGCAAATTGATAGTGGTACAACAGTTAAATTAATTAATAACCTATTAATTGGTTTTTATACAGCTGGTGTGAGTGAAGCTTTAACATTAGCGAAGAAGAATAATATGGATTTAGATAAATTGTTTGATATTTTAAATGTAAGTTACGGTCAAAGTAGAATTTATGAGCGTAATTATAAAAGTTTCATTGCAACTGAAAACTACGATCCAGGCTTTACTGTGAATTTATTAAAGAAAGATTTAGGATTTGCAGTAGATTTAGCGAAAGAAAGCGAACTTCACTTACCAGTAAGTGAAATGCTATTAAACGTATATGAAGAAGCAAGTGAATCTGGGTATGGTGAAAACGATATGGCTGCTTTATATAAGAAAGTTAGTGAACAATTAATTTCTAATCAAAAATAATAGACTTATATACATTATAAAAAAGGAGAGAATATAATGATTACAACTGAAATTAAACGAGTAAAAAATCATATTAATGGTGAGTGGGTAGAATCTACTGGTACAGAAGTAGAAGCAGTTCCAAATCCGGCGACTGGAAAAATTATCGCTTACGTTCCGCTATCTCCGAAAGAAGATGTTGAAAAAGCTGTTGAAGCAGCAAAAGCAGCATACGAAACATGGTCTAAAGTACCAGTTCCGAATCGTTCAAGACAATTGTATAAATATTTACAGCTTTTACAAGAAAACAAAGAAGAGCTTGCAAAAATCATTACGCTAGAAAATGGTAAAACATTAACGGATGCAACTGGTGAAGTACAACGTGGTATCGAAGCGGTAGAACTTGCAACATCAGCACCAAATTTAATGATGGGACAAGCTCTACCGAATATTGCTAGCGGCATTGATGGATCGATTTGGCGCTATCCAATTGGAGTTGTGGCTGGTATTACGCCATTTAACTTCCCAATGATGATTCCATTATGGATGTTCCCACTTGCAATTGCTTGCGGTAATACATTCGTATTAAAAACATCTGAAAGAACGCCACTTTTAGCAGAGCGACTTGTAGAGTTATTCTATGAAGCTGGTTTTCCAAAAGGGGTATTAAATTTAGTACAAGGTGGAAAAGATGTTGTAAATAGCATTTTAGAAAATAAAGATATTCAAGCTGTTTCGTTCGTTGGATCTGAGCCGGTAGCTCGTTACGTATATGAAACAGGTACGAAACATGGGAAACGTGTACAAGCGTTAGCTGGTGCGAAAAATCATGCGATTGTAATGCCAGATTGCAATCTTGAGAAAACAGTACAGGGTGTAATTGGATCAGCATTCGCAAGCAGCGGAGAGCGCTGCATGGCATGTTCAGTAGTAGCAGTAGTTGATGAAATTGCTGATGAATTCATCGACGTACTAGTAGCAGAAACGAAGAAGTTAAAAGTAGGTGATGGTTTCCACGAAGATAATTATGTTGGACCATTAATTCGTGAATCTCATAAAGAGCGTGTACTAGGCTATATTAATAGCGGTGTAGCAGATGGAGCAACTTTATTAGTAGATGGCCGTAAAATTAAGGAAGAAGTTGGAGAAGGTTACTTTGTAGGTGCGACAATCTTTGATGGTGTAAATCAAGAAATGAAAATTTGGCAAGATGAAATCTTTGCTCCAGTATTAAGCATTGTAAGAGTTAAAGATTTAGAAGAAGGTATTAAACTGACAAATCAATCTAAATTCGCAAATGGTGCGGTTATTTATACGTCAAATGGTAAACATGCACAAACATTCCGTGATAATATCGATGCTGGTATGATCGGTGTAAACGTAAACGTTCCAGCACCAATGGCATTCTTCGCATTTGCAGGAAATAAAGCTTCCTTCTTTGGTGATTTAGGTACAAATGGTACAGATGGCGTTCAATTCTATACACGTAAAAAAGTTGTAACTGAGCGCTGGTTTTAATAGAGAGTAGAGGGATTGTTTCCTCACAATTAATTAGTAGCCTAGACCAGTCGAATAAATTGTTAAATGAAAAACACCACTTTGAAGATGTGGTGTTTTTCGTCTTGTTAATTACTTTTTTCAAAAGCTAGTTTAATACCAAAACCAATTAAGACGATTCCTGTTAACCCTTGAATATAACGTTGCGTCTTCGGTTTTTTCATAAAAGCACTAATTTTATCAATTAAAAATATATAAAAAGCGAACCATATAACTGTTAAAATGAGATAAGTAAGGCCCATTACGAGAAGTTGGATAAACGTATTATGAGTTGGATTTAAAAATTGCGGTAAAAAAGTTAAAAAGAAGACTGCAATTTTAGGGTTTAATAAATTTGTAAGAAACCCTTGGCGAAAACAAGAAGTATGCTCGTTTTCATTATTCAAAGATATATCGTTCGTATCAACGCCTTCTTTGTTTCTTACTGCTAAAAGGGCTTTAATACCAATATAAATTAAATATAGAGCTCCAACGTACTTGAAAATAGAGAATAAAAGAGCTGACTTTACAATAAGTGCGGAGAGTCCGATTACTGCTGCTAACGTATGAATCAAAAGTGCAACACATGTACCGAACACTGTTTTCACTCCACCAATCTTACCGGCAACTAATGTGTTTTTCGTGGCCATTGCTGTATCTGGACCGGGTAAAATAATAAGACAAATGGACATAACGATGAAAAGAAAAAAATTTTCAATCATAGTCGCTCCTCCTTTTTTATTTTTAGAATATTTGATTAAAAATAGTGTAGCACATATCTCGATTTAATAAAATTAAATTTTATTAAAAATTATTAAATAGGAAAGAGGCTATATAGTCGCGTAATTACACGACTATATAGCCTCAGGTTTATCCCGTATAAATGGGGATGTTCCCCATTTATTAAATTTTCACTTTATGCATTAAGTAAGTTAAAGAATCGATTTACATCTTCTTCTGAAACATCACTTAACTGCTTATATTTATAATTCGGATTTTGATCTTTATCAACGACAACAGAGCGTACTCCTTCGAAGAAATCTGTATGTCTCATGAAGTTTTTAGCAAGTACAAGGTCGGTAGCGAAACATTCTTCAACGGACTTATTTTGTCCATCAATAAACTGTTTTAATGTTACTTTTAACGAAATAGGGGATTTTGATAATAGTATTTCTTTCGTTTTTAAAGCAAAGGAACCGTGATCTTTCTCCAATGAATGGATGATTTCTTCAATTGTATCGAATGCAAAATGTGAATTCATTTCTTCTAATGTAGGAGCAAGTTCGCTCTCTAAGCTTGGAGTAGTTGCAAATGTACGAATGACTTCTTTTAAATTAGTATGTACATCATCTTCTTTATGCCAATTTATACTTTCCAATTCAGTAAGGAAATTTGGTAATGAATCAGATGTCATAAAGTAATCAGCAGCGTTTATAAATAAAACGTCAGCAGCTTTTAAAATAGATGCCGTTAAAGCAACATAGCGGCCAGCAAACCCTGGAGCTTTATTTAAGAAATAAGCAGCACCGACGTCTGGGAAGAAGCCGATATTCATCTCTGGCATTGCCCATTTCGTACGCTCAGTTACAATTCGATATTTCGCGCCATTTGTAAGACCGACACCACCACCCATTACAATTCCATCTAAACAAGCGATGATTGGTTTTTTATATTGATAAATATATGTATCAATTTCATACTCTTCTTCAAAAAAACGTTCCGCATGCTGCAATGCAGCTTCATTTGAACGTGCTTCATAAAGAGTTTTAATGTCGCCGCCTGCACAAAAACCTTTTGTGCCAGCTCCTTTTAATACGATAAGCGCAATTCGCTCATCATTTTCCCATTCTTTCAGTTTTTGCCCAATCGGTTGTAACATGTCATAAGATAAAGAATTAAGTGCTTTTGGGCGGTTTAAAGTAATTGATGCAACGCCGTTTTCACTAACAGAAAATAAAACGTGTTCAGTCATAATTCATCCTCCCTTACATATCTTCTTATTCTTAATTCTTGATATGTACTGAAATGTCCTTTATAAACTTTGTCTAAAGTTGGCGATATATGTTAATTTGCCCAATGCATATTTTGACGAGTTATATTTGCAGGATTTTGGAGGTTGAAAATGAATATTACAACATTACTGTAATTGTAATTATTTGAAGTTATCATAATAAAAACGCTATTATATAGGTATAAATTGTATATAATCACTTCAAAAAGGGTATTTGAAATGATTATGTTGAAAGAAAAATTGCTTTTCATTAGAAATAGAGAAAGGAGAAATCGGAATGCCAGGACCTTTACTGTTGTCGGTGATTATTTTGTCTTCTTTAATGATAGGGATAACGCAGTTTTTTCATCATACAGATACGACAGAGGAAGTGAAGGATAAAGTACGTCTCGTATTTCCGATTTTTATCATATCTATTTCTTTTTGTATTCTATTAAATAAGGATGGGTACATTGTCGCTGTATTTTCATTTTTTGTAGCGATCGTTTTAATTACTGTTTTATATTATGTAATGAAAGACTTTATACAAAAATAAAGATGTCACATGAGACATTTTTATTTTTGAAATAAATAAAATTTCACATACCGAATTATGTATAAAAAATAAAAAACATATAGCAATAGAAAAGTATGTACTTTGCCGTGTATTTACTTGTCAATCTTGCATAGCCAATATACTATTAATAATATAGAGATTAGAAAAAGGGGTTGTATCTGGCATGAAATTTGAGATGCACACAAAAATTATTTCAAATGAAAAAGAAGTAAGATTACATATAGAAGAAAATATATTTCAATTAAAATTGGATGGTTATCACTTATTTACACTGCAAGAAATATTGCCTTTATATAAATCAAATGAAGAAAGAATTGGTAGTGCAATGATACAAAAGTTAGAGTGGGAAAACGGAAAAACGACAATAAACTATCAACTCGTATCACTAAAATCAGTAAATTAAAAGGAGCAGGAAACTATGAAGTTATTTCATACAGCGGATTGGCATTTAGGAAAGCTTGTTCATGGCGTGTATATGACTGAAGATCAAAAGATTGTATTAGATCAGTTTGTACAAGCTGTTGAAGAAGAAAAACCAGATGCCGTAATTATTGCAGGGGATTTATATGACCGAGCAATTCCACCTACGGAAGCAGTAGACTTATTAAATGATGTGCTGCAAAAAATAGTGATTGAATTACAAACACCAGTTATTGCAGTTGCAGGAAACCATGATAGTCCAGATCGTATTCATTTTGGAAGTAGTTTAATGAAGAAACAAGGATTATTTATTGTGGGGCAATTTCAATTTCCATATGAGCCAATTATATTAAATGATGAATATGGCGAGGTTCACTTCCATCTCGTCCCATATGCGGATCCAAGCATAGTTAGACATGTATTGAAAAACGAAGATGTACGTTCTCATGATGATGCGATGCGTATTTTTATGAATGAGCTTTCTGAAACAATGGAGAAAGAAGCTAGACATGTATTTGTTGGTCATGCATTTGTAACTTCTGCGGGAGAAGCAGAAGAAAATACAAGTGATGCAGAACGACCACTTTCAATTGGTGGTGCTGAATACGTAAATAGTCATTATTTTGATAAGTTTCATTACACAGCGCTTGGACATTTACATCAAGCGCATTTCGTACGTAATGAGACAGTTCGATATTCGGGTTCGCCACTTGCATATTCTATTTCTGAAGAAAAACATAAAAAAGGATATTATATTGTGGAACTGGACGAGAAAGGTGAAGCAACAATTGAAAAAAGGTTACTTTCACCACGTCGTAAAATGAGAACAGTAGAAGCGAAAATAGATGAATTATTACAACATCCAATAAGTGAAGATTACGTGTTTGTAAAATTATTAGATGAAAATCCTGTCTTGCAGCCAATGGAAAAAATACGATCTGTATATCCAAATGCAATGCATGTTGAAAGATCTATTCAGAGACGAGAGTTCACAGAGTCAAATGAAGTAACTGTTTCAAGACATAAAACGGATGATTTATCTTTATTAAAGGCTTTTTATAAAGAAATGAAAGGCTTAGATTTATCAGAAGAGAAAGAACGTCTATTTGTAGAAGTACTACAAACAGTGCAAGAACGGGAAGGTGAACGAGGATGAGACCGATTCAGCTTATTATGACGGCATTTGGCCCATATAAACAGAAAGAAGTAATTGATTTTGACGATCTGGGAGAGCATCGTATCTTTGCCATTTCTGGGAATACAGGAGCAGGAAAGACAACGATTTTTGATGCGATTTGTTATGTGTTATATGGTGAGGCAAGCGGAGAAGAACGTAGTGATACGAGCATGCTTCGCAGTCAATTTGCTGATGATAATATGTATACAAGTGTAGAACTAACCTTTCAGCTAAAAGGGAAGCGTTATGAAATAAAACGACAACTTGGGCATAAAAAACAAGGGAACAAGACGATTACGGGACATGCAGTAGAACTATATGAAGTGATTGATGAAGAGAAAATCCCAGCTGTTGATCGTTTCCATGTAACGGATGTAAATAAAAAAGTGGAAGATTTAATTGGTTTAAGTAAACATCAATTTAGCCAAATTGTTATGTTACCGCAAGGGGAATTCCGAAAACTATTAACATCTGAGACAGAAAATAAAGAAGAAATTTTGCGTCGTATTTTTAAAACGGATCGTTATAAGTTAATGCGTGAGTTACTTGATCAAAAACGAAAACAATGGAAAGACGTTCTGCAAGAAAAGCAGAAAGAGCGAGAGCTATACTTCCGTAATGTTTTTAAATTGCCAATTCGCGATGGAGCATTATTAGAGACATTAGTAGAACAAGAACATGTAAATACGCATCAAGTAGTAGAAGCATTAGAACAAGAAACAGCTGCGTATAAGGCAGAGGTTGAGCAACTACAAGTAGAACAAGATGTTCAAACGAAGCAATTAAAGGATGCTGAAACACGTTTTCACGCAGCGAAATCTGTAAATGAGAAGTTTACAGATTTACAACAAAAGAATGAGAAATATAATACTTTACAAGAAAATCGTACAGTTATTGAAATGAAAGAAGCATCTTTTAAACGTGCGGAACAGGCGAAGCGCTTATTACCATTTGAACAATGGCACGAAGAAGCGATGCAAAATGAGCAGAAAGCTGAGAGTTTGTTAAAACAAATTATCGCCAAAAAAGAAAATGTAATGAATAGTTTTGAACTTGCTCAGGTGAAATATGAAGCAGTAAAGAATAAAGAACCTGAGCGAGAAGATGCAAAAAAACTTGTTCAAAGATTAGAAGAGTTACAACCGATTATTGCATCATTAGCTGAGAAACAGTTGAATTTACAACATGCAGAAATTCAACTAGGAAAATTAAAGGAAAGTATGCAAAACTTAGACCGACAATTAGAGGAGCATACAAATCAAAAACAGCTAATGTCTAGTGAATTACAGCAATTAGAACGAGCACTTGAGCAATATGTAGATAAAGTAGAAGAACTAACGAATATGCGAGAAGATGCAAAAACTTTAAAACAAGCATATGATGTTTGGCAAGAAAAACAAAAATTTGAGCAAGAAAAAGTAGCAGCATATAATAAGATGCAATTGGCAGTGAACGCATATGAAAATATGGAACGCCGCTGGTTAAGTGAACAAGCTGGTATATTAGCTCTTCATCTACATGATGGCGAATCTTGTCCAGTATGTGGTAGTACGAACCATCCGGAAAAAGCTACAGAGCAAAGTGATGCGATCGATGAAAAAGAGTTAAATGATTTAAGAGACAAGAAGAATATTGCCGAAAAATTACATGTTCAATTAGAGGAGAAATGGAATTTCTATCATCTTCAATATGAACAGGTAATAGAAGAGGTTAAGCAGCGAGGCTATCGCTCGGAAGAATTAGCTGAAACATACAATGCACTTGTTCAAAAAGGAAAACAATTAGTAACGGAAGTAAATACGTTAAAAGCAAGCGAAGAAACGCGTAAGCAAACTGCTATGAATATAAAAAGCATAGAAGAAAAAGTAGATGTGCTTCAGAAACAAAAGCGTGAGGTAGAAACAGAGCAGCACCGTACAGAAATGGAGTGTTTACAGCTTCGAACGTCATATGAACATGATAAGAAAAACATTCCTGACAGCTTACAAACAATACAAGCTTGGAAAGTCCAGTTTGATCAAGCGACGCAACAACTTAGGTTAATGGAAGATGAATGGAAGAAAGTGCAGGAAGCGTATCAACATTGGCAGAATGAAAATATACGTATTCAAGCAGAACAGGAAGGTGCTTCTAATCAATTTGAAAGTGCAAAATTGAAGAAAGAAGATACTTTTGCGCGCTTTATGAAAGAACTTGAACAAAGCGGATTTACAGATCAAATCACGTATAAAGAAGCAAAATTAAATGATGCTGAGATGGAGATGTTACAAAAAGAAATTCAAAGTTATTATTCATCTCTTGAAGTACTTGCAAAACAAATTGAAGAGTTACATGCTGAATTAAAAGATAAAGAGTATATGGATATTACAGCGTTAAGTGAACACATAACAGAATTACAAATTAATCTCGATATCATTAAAGAAAAACGTCAACGTGCGCAAAACGCTGTAACATATATTTCTGATTTACATGAAAATATTAGACGTATCGATGAGAAAATTCATGAGGAAGAAAAAGCGTTCCAAGAACTTGTTGATTTATATGAAGTAATGAAAGGTGATAACGAAAGCCGTATATCATTTGAACGTTACATCTTAATTGAGTATTTAGAACAAATTGTTCAAATTGCAAACGAACGATTACGTAAATTATCAAACGGACAATTTTATTTAAAACGAAGTGAGCGAGTTGAAAAGAGAAATCGTCAAAGTGGATTAGGATTAGATGTTTATGACGCATACACTGGCCAAACACGCGATGTGAAAACATTATCTGGCGGCGAGAAATTTAATGCATCACTTTGCTTAGCGCTCGGAATGGCAGATGTCATTCAAGCGTATGAAGGCGGTATTTCCATCGAAACGATGTTCATCGATGAAGGATTCGGTTCATTAGATGAAGAATCATTAACAAAAGCGGTAGACGCCTTAATTGACCTGCAAAAATCAGGCCGATTTATTGGTGTAATCTCACACGTTCAAGAGCTGAAAAACGCAATGCCAGCTGTATTAGAAGTAACGAAGCAGAAGGATGGGTGTAGTCAGACGCGGTTTGTGGTGAAGTAAGTTCAATTGTAATTTATACTCAAAGTATTGTTTGCGATTTTCTAGTATAAAACTCATGATAAAATAAATGCCGCCTCCTTATAGAGGCGGCATTTATTTGTTATTCAGAATTACATAATTTACTTATGAGTTATCTGTAGACGGCGGCGTATTCTCCAATCGATTATAAGTTTTAAATGCTGAAATTGCCGAGATAACCCCGCCTACTAAAAATAAAGCGGATCCTCCAACTAAGATGATACGACTGACATATGTTTCCCGTGCTTCTTCGACTTCTTCTTGTAACGCTGTAGGCATATGAATTCCCCTTTATAAAAGTTGTTTTATAAATAGTATATACAAACGCCTAAAATGTGTTAAAATAACTGATGATTTTATGCAGTGAGTAATTAGATGAGTAGGATGCGAGTGGCTAAATAAATCTTCATCACAAATTTATGCGAACTTCACATAGAGCACATATTAACATTGTATTATGTATATGTACCAAATAAATAAAGTGAATTGTATTTCGTTCTGTTTTTAAAAATTTAAAATTCTATTATTTTTATATAAAGGTTTCACACCGGAGTTTTAAATATTTTGGAAATAGATCTAAATAAGAGGAATTCATATAAAAGGGGAATGTC includes these proteins:
- a CDS encoding AAA family ATPase, giving the protein MRPIQLIMTAFGPYKQKEVIDFDDLGEHRIFAISGNTGAGKTTIFDAICYVLYGEASGEERSDTSMLRSQFADDNMYTSVELTFQLKGKRYEIKRQLGHKKQGNKTITGHAVELYEVIDEEKIPAVDRFHVTDVNKKVEDLIGLSKHQFSQIVMLPQGEFRKLLTSETENKEEILRRIFKTDRYKLMRELLDQKRKQWKDVLQEKQKERELYFRNVFKLPIRDGALLETLVEQEHVNTHQVVEALEQETAAYKAEVEQLQVEQDVQTKQLKDAETRFHAAKSVNEKFTDLQQKNEKYNTLQENRTVIEMKEASFKRAEQAKRLLPFEQWHEEAMQNEQKAESLLKQIIAKKENVMNSFELAQVKYEAVKNKEPEREDAKKLVQRLEELQPIIASLAEKQLNLQHAEIQLGKLKESMQNLDRQLEEHTNQKQLMSSELQQLERALEQYVDKVEELTNMREDAKTLKQAYDVWQEKQKFEQEKVAAYNKMQLAVNAYENMERRWLSEQAGILALHLHDGESCPVCGSTNHPEKATEQSDAIDEKELNDLRDKKNIAEKLHVQLEEKWNFYHLQYEQVIEEVKQRGYRSEELAETYNALVQKGKQLVTEVNTLKASEETRKQTAMNIKSIEEKVDVLQKQKREVETEQHRTEMECLQLRTSYEHDKKNIPDSLQTIQAWKVQFDQATQQLRLMEDEWKKVQEAYQHWQNENIRIQAEQEGASNQFESAKLKKEDTFARFMKELEQSGFTDQITYKEAKLNDAEMEMLQKEIQSYYSSLEVLAKQIEELHAELKDKEYMDITALSEHITELQINLDIIKEKRQRAQNAVTYISDLHENIRRIDEKIHEEEKAFQELVDLYEVMKGDNESRISFERYILIEYLEQIVQIANERLRKLSNGQFYLKRSERVEKRNRQSGLGLDVYDAYTGQTRDVKTLSGGEKFNASLCLALGMADVIQAYEGGISIETMFIDEGFGSLDEESLTKAVDALIDLQKSGRFIGVISHVQELKNAMPAVLEVTKQKDGCSQTRFVVK